The following proteins are co-located in the Candidatus Lokiarchaeota archaeon genome:
- a CDS encoding tetratricopeptide repeat protein: METKKLLGNIQRVLDSVGVDKHIDTDRLHRPEIGASRWEYLKELEADLRKTIDAFSDDERLPDTLMRLANLHFQDGNLAKAIMLYDLVLGIEPRRPEAIMYMGIAYLYADKPRDAVECFRVINDMQPNEAEILAYLALAEFQAGKLSRAKNHLDRSLEITPDCDRALYVKSLYLEELGRIEEATDELEKLLKINPASFPALLQLARMRTEQGDVESAKKLLDRALNMDPAHPIALSALGDIFYELDQYESALYYFDKALGINPDFSELWVKKGDAHMALRATEQAHNAYEKAVSLDPENATAWMKNGELLALQGDRSAALKCYDTAISLEPENAEFAHQRGMLHIAAGKLESALIDFDLALAAEPSDPTHIYQRAIVLELLDRPEEAKRTWEIARDLYESIGNPNKAAECSARARRLA; this comes from the coding sequence TTGGAGACAAAGAAGCTCCTCGGGAACATTCAGCGTGTGCTGGATTCAGTAGGAGTTGACAAGCACATAGATACCGATCGTCTTCACCGTCCTGAGATTGGAGCTTCGCGATGGGAATATCTGAAAGAGCTAGAAGCGGACTTACGAAAAACGATTGATGCATTCAGTGATGATGAGCGTCTTCCAGATACACTCATGCGGCTTGCCAATCTGCATTTCCAAGATGGTAATCTAGCAAAGGCCATTATGCTGTACGATTTGGTTTTGGGTATTGAACCCCGTCGTCCTGAGGCTATCATGTATATGGGCATCGCATATCTCTATGCAGACAAACCGCGTGATGCAGTTGAGTGCTTTCGCGTCATCAATGACATGCAACCCAATGAAGCTGAAATCTTGGCATATTTGGCTTTGGCTGAGTTTCAGGCCGGTAAATTGTCTCGTGCGAAGAACCACCTGGACCGTTCTCTTGAGATTACCCCAGATTGTGACCGAGCATTATATGTCAAATCTCTCTATTTGGAAGAGCTTGGGAGAATAGAAGAGGCTACAGATGAACTCGAAAAGCTGCTCAAAATCAATCCCGCCTCATTTCCCGCTCTTCTCCAACTAGCGAGGATGAGAACTGAGCAGGGCGATGTTGAATCTGCTAAGAAACTTCTAGATCGTGCCCTGAATATGGATCCTGCTCATCCCATAGCCCTCTCAGCTTTAGGCGATATTTTCTATGAACTGGACCAATATGAGTCTGCGCTCTACTACTTCGACAAAGCACTAGGAATCAATCCTGACTTTTCCGAACTCTGGGTAAAAAAGGGGGATGCCCATATGGCTTTGAGAGCCACAGAACAGGCTCATAACGCATACGAGAAGGCGGTCAGCTTGGATCCGGAAAATGCGACTGCTTGGATGAAGAATGGTGAGCTATTGGCGCTTCAAGGAGATAGGTCTGCTGCACTGAAATGTTACGATACAGCTATTTCTTTGGAACCTGAAAACGCTGAATTTGCTCATCAGCGAGGTATGCTTCATATTGCTGCTGGAAAACTCGAAAGTGCACTAATCGATTTTGACCTTGCTCTCGCAGCAGAACCAAGCGATCCCACGCATATTTACCAACGGGCAATTGTATTGGAGCTTCTAGATAGGCCAGAAGAAGCAAAGCGGACTTGGGAAATCGCTCGGGACTTGTATGAAAGCATCGGAAATCCCAACAAAGCAGCTGAATGCTCAGCTCGTGCAAGAAGACTTGCTTAG